The Parachlamydia acanthamoebae genome includes a window with the following:
- the dnaX gene encoding DNA polymerase III subunit gamma/tau, producing MSHYQVSARKYRPQRFQEVLGQDPIITTLKNAIQMGRLANAYLFCGSRGTGKTTLARLFAKALNCLTPSPEHEPCNQCASCREISTGHSLDVLEIDGASHRGIDDIRQINETVGYAAASGKYKIYIIDEVHMLTKEAFNALLKTLEEPPLNVKFFFATTEPHKVLPTILSRCQRFNLNRIPLEKIVEKLRHITQDMGIEAQEEALHIIAKRAEGGLRDAESLLDQVLVFHDGAMSTQSVASVLGIMPKEVLFDFDKAGKEGHLAAAFEIAHHIFTEGKDWQQFCETLVEHFRTLLLIKLSGKQAPFLALSDHERDRYELSAKLYSQEQCLNLLDYFVELQSQIRFAPSPRIALEAGLLHAMRSHQRLPIEVLVHRLGELEQAVAKNPTGPESFAPPPTTPQATTNQFTVPVAPKPMPVAQKPTPAVSISEDPSPSLQDLGIKATSAAQKPKEFIPKTEPIHEKLPAPIELGSRPTPEAQLISKQDQSAYDTRLQFAAVELGGKLQKKPFTKF from the coding sequence ATGTCCCATTATCAAGTTTCGGCAAGAAAGTATCGCCCTCAAAGATTTCAAGAAGTTCTTGGACAAGATCCTATTATTACAACCCTAAAAAATGCCATTCAGATGGGACGTCTTGCCAATGCCTATTTATTTTGCGGATCACGCGGAACAGGGAAAACAACTTTAGCTCGTTTATTTGCAAAAGCCCTTAACTGCCTTACCCCTTCGCCTGAACATGAGCCATGCAATCAGTGCGCTTCCTGTCGAGAAATTTCAACAGGACATTCTTTAGATGTTTTAGAAATTGATGGTGCATCCCACCGTGGAATCGATGACATTCGGCAAATTAACGAAACAGTGGGATATGCAGCTGCATCGGGAAAATATAAAATTTATATTATTGATGAAGTGCACATGCTAACAAAAGAAGCTTTCAATGCCTTGCTTAAAACGTTAGAAGAACCTCCTTTAAACGTTAAATTCTTCTTCGCAACAACAGAACCGCATAAAGTTCTTCCCACCATTTTAAGTCGATGCCAACGTTTTAATTTGAACCGCATTCCTCTTGAAAAAATTGTGGAAAAGTTACGCCACATTACGCAAGATATGGGGATTGAGGCTCAAGAAGAAGCCCTCCACATTATTGCGAAAAGAGCCGAAGGAGGACTTCGGGATGCAGAATCTCTCTTAGATCAAGTTTTGGTCTTTCACGATGGTGCCATGAGTACCCAATCTGTGGCTTCTGTTTTAGGCATTATGCCAAAAGAAGTCCTGTTTGACTTTGATAAAGCTGGTAAAGAAGGACACCTTGCTGCGGCATTTGAAATTGCCCACCATATTTTTACAGAAGGAAAAGACTGGCAGCAATTCTGTGAAACACTGGTTGAACATTTCCGCACCCTTTTGCTCATTAAACTATCTGGAAAACAAGCCCCCTTTCTAGCCCTTTCCGATCATGAACGGGACCGTTATGAACTTTCGGCTAAGCTTTACTCGCAAGAGCAGTGTTTAAACTTATTAGATTATTTTGTTGAACTGCAAAGTCAAATTCGCTTTGCCCCATCGCCACGCATTGCTCTTGAAGCAGGTCTTTTACACGCCATGCGCAGCCATCAGCGCCTTCCTATTGAAGTATTAGTCCATCGTTTAGGAGAACTAGAACAGGCTGTTGCTAAAAATCCAACTGGTCCCGAATCTTTTGCACCTCCACCCACAACGCCTCAAGCTACAACCAATCAATTTACCGTACCAGTGGCTCCAAAACCAATGCCAGTGGCACAAAAACCGACTCCAGCTGTGTCAATTAGCGAAGACCCTTCTCCTTCGTTACAAGATTTGGGGATTAAAGCGACTTCAGCTGCTCAAAAACCAAAAGAATTTATACCAAAAACTGAACCCATTCATGAAAAGCTTCCTGCTCCAATTGAATTGGGCTCTCGCCCAACTCCTGAAGCGCAACTTATTTCCAAGCAAGATCAAAGTGCTTACGATACTCGTTTACAATTTGCTGCTGTTGAGTTGGGGGGAAAACTCCAAAAAAAACCTTTTACTAAATTCTAA
- a CDS encoding YbaB/EbfC family nucleoid-associated protein gives MGTGFSKRKKQAKLLQQQLSQMQNQMKETEVTGTAGNGLVTITLSGDNSMKDIKIKPECVDPEDVEGLQDLIKAAYEDALSKMQQDTPSLPPGFPDLKSFGLNF, from the coding sequence ATGGGAACAGGCTTTTCGAAAAGAAAAAAACAGGCAAAATTACTTCAACAGCAACTTTCTCAAATGCAAAACCAGATGAAAGAAACGGAAGTAACTGGAACAGCAGGAAATGGCCTGGTAACTATCACATTATCTGGCGATAACTCCATGAAAGACATCAAAATTAAGCCTGAATGTGTCGATCCTGAAGATGTAGAAGGACTACAAGACCTTATTAAAGCAGCTTATGAAGATGCCTTAAGCAAAATGCAACAAGACACCCCTTCCTTACCACCAGGATTTCCTGATCTGAAAAGCTTCGGATTGAATTTCTAA
- the galE gene encoding UDP-glucose 4-epimerase GalE has product MGLKTVLVVGGAGFIGSHVNKMLHQAGYHTIVLDNLSTGTQLTVTRGTFLKGDLADRACLDFIFSSYPIDAVMHFAALIDVGESMHSPALYYRNNVANTLNLLEAMHKHQIPIFIFSSSAAIFGTPQTTFINEEHPCLPINPYGETKWIVEKMLRDFELAYGLKSTCLRYFNAAGGDPDGEIKNFKKKETNLIPLVLRSLKKPEGFISIFGTDYPTPDGTCIRDYIHVSDIGEAHILAMQQLFNGAPSDAYNLGNGQGFSVRQVIEKAETVTGFNVRVVEADRRPGDPAILVANADKAAQKLGWVPRYPDLEIMIEHAWLALN; this is encoded by the coding sequence ATGGGACTAAAAACAGTCTTGGTTGTTGGAGGTGCTGGATTTATTGGTTCACACGTCAATAAAATGCTGCATCAAGCAGGTTATCACACAATTGTTTTAGATAATTTAAGCACAGGCACACAATTGACCGTTACACGAGGAACCTTTCTTAAAGGCGATCTTGCAGACAGGGCATGCCTAGACTTCATTTTCTCCAGTTATCCCATCGATGCCGTCATGCATTTTGCAGCCCTTATTGATGTGGGTGAATCGATGCATTCCCCTGCTTTATACTATCGTAATAATGTCGCAAATACCCTAAATTTGCTGGAGGCGATGCATAAGCATCAGATCCCTATTTTTATCTTTTCTTCCTCTGCTGCGATATTTGGCACTCCACAAACAACTTTTATCAATGAAGAACATCCATGCCTCCCCATCAATCCATATGGAGAAACAAAATGGATAGTCGAAAAAATGTTGCGAGATTTTGAATTGGCATACGGACTTAAATCGACGTGCTTGCGTTACTTCAATGCCGCTGGGGGAGATCCTGATGGGGAAATCAAAAATTTTAAGAAAAAAGAAACAAACCTCATTCCTCTTGTCCTACGCAGCCTCAAAAAACCGGAAGGCTTTATCTCTATTTTTGGAACAGACTATCCCACACCAGATGGGACATGCATCCGGGATTACATTCACGTTTCGGATATTGGAGAAGCCCATATTTTAGCCATGCAGCAATTATTTAATGGAGCACCATCCGATGCTTATAACCTGGGTAATGGACAAGGTTTTTCAGTTCGACAAGTCATCGAAAAAGCAGAAACTGTAACAGGTTTTAATGTTCGAGTTGTGGAGGCTGATCGTAGGCCAGGAGACCCAGCGATTCTTGTTGCAAATGCCGATAAAGCTGCACAAAAATTAGGCTGGGTCCCCCGTTATCCAGACTTAGAAATCATGATTGAACATGCCTGGTTAGCTCTTAACTAG
- a CDS encoding HPr family phosphocarrier protein, protein MKEVFQVHVKNSMGLHTRPATVIVKLLQNCKSSVHFTCRKETVNAKSVLGILMLAAPKNSKIIVTVDGGDAEQTKFKLIEAFENKFWEA, encoded by the coding sequence GTGAAAGAAGTCTTTCAAGTTCATGTGAAAAATTCTATGGGTTTACATACGCGTCCTGCAACTGTCATTGTGAAATTATTACAAAATTGTAAAAGTAGTGTGCATTTTACCTGTAGAAAAGAAACCGTGAATGCAAAAAGTGTTTTAGGTATTTTAATGTTAGCAGCTCCGAAGAATTCGAAAATTATCGTGACCGTTGATGGCGGGGATGCGGAACAAACGAAATTCAAGTTAATCGAGGCTTTTGAAAACAAATTTTGGGAAGCGTGA
- the ptsP gene encoding phosphoenolpyruvate--protein phosphotransferase, with the protein MKLNAKEVHLRGAALCRGIAIGTPFFFTVIEDVLPEFTLSKHEIEQEVLRYTCAVNLCRKDIEKLQSKLEKEGIVEGASILEAHLQIIQDPLITTEIEKEIRKTQKNSEHVFQTAIKKYEQKFNSIRDPIFRERFKDIQDLSRRILGYLRNSVRIILTEVPPGSVVFAHELTTSDVAEARPENIVAFITEAGGETSHAAIVAKAKGIPFVSNIKIDTLDPRVIERVIVDGRTGGIILNPSLESQEYYQNLSTQLSTHFRVLQRAASYAPETIDGYQVILSANIDTPEEVDTAKKYGTSGVGLLRTEYALLTRDGLPDEDSQFALYRQVVDNMPNKAVVIRTFDVGGDKMLINFPQDNEAQTFLGCRAIRFLLKERDIFKTQLRAILRTSAYGRVKILLPMISALSELEEAKQILREVTEELHQEGYQIPHTVPLGCMIEVPSAAIIADLLAQQCDFLSIGTNDLVQYSMAVDRGNQHVNSIYAQTDPSVIRLIKLIATEANHYGIPVTVCGEVAADPRFTPLLLGLGIHELSVSPRHIPVIKHAIRSTSIVAASLLAETILSLSTAQEIMELLVSEYQKNVPEDCFYNY; encoded by the coding sequence ATGAAGCTAAATGCGAAAGAAGTTCATCTAAGAGGAGCTGCTCTATGTCGAGGAATCGCTATTGGAACACCTTTCTTCTTTACGGTAATAGAAGACGTCCTTCCGGAATTTACGCTTTCTAAACACGAAATTGAGCAAGAAGTTCTCCGCTATACTTGTGCGGTGAATCTCTGCAGAAAAGATATTGAAAAGTTGCAGTCCAAGCTGGAAAAAGAAGGGATTGTAGAAGGAGCTTCAATTCTTGAAGCTCATTTGCAGATTATTCAAGACCCTTTGATTACGACAGAAATTGAAAAAGAAATTCGGAAGACACAGAAAAATTCTGAGCATGTTTTCCAAACCGCTATAAAAAAATATGAGCAAAAATTTAATTCCATTCGCGATCCCATTTTTCGTGAAAGATTTAAAGATATTCAGGACCTTTCTCGAAGAATTTTAGGGTATTTACGGAATTCAGTACGGATCATTTTAACAGAAGTTCCTCCAGGATCTGTTGTTTTTGCACATGAATTGACCACTTCAGATGTCGCAGAAGCGAGGCCTGAAAATATTGTGGCTTTTATAACCGAAGCGGGTGGAGAAACGTCTCATGCCGCGATTGTTGCAAAAGCTAAAGGGATTCCTTTTGTTTCAAACATTAAAATCGATACCTTGGATCCTCGAGTCATCGAACGTGTGATTGTGGATGGTCGCACAGGTGGTATTATTTTAAATCCAAGTTTAGAATCTCAAGAATATTATCAAAATTTATCGACACAACTTTCGACCCATTTTAGAGTCCTACAGCGAGCCGCAAGTTATGCTCCTGAGACTATCGACGGGTATCAGGTTATTTTGTCAGCCAACATTGATACGCCTGAAGAAGTGGATACAGCGAAAAAATATGGCACCAGTGGCGTTGGCCTTTTGCGAACTGAGTATGCTCTTCTGACTCGCGACGGCTTGCCGGATGAAGATTCACAGTTTGCTCTATACCGACAAGTTGTTGATAACATGCCAAATAAAGCGGTTGTTATTCGAACATTTGATGTCGGTGGCGATAAAATGTTGATTAATTTCCCGCAGGACAATGAAGCCCAAACTTTTTTAGGTTGCCGAGCGATTCGTTTTCTTTTGAAAGAAAGAGACATATTTAAGACCCAACTGAGGGCAATTTTGCGAACAAGTGCTTATGGGAGGGTTAAGATTTTGCTTCCGATGATTTCGGCTCTTTCTGAATTAGAAGAAGCTAAGCAAATTCTACGCGAAGTAACCGAAGAGCTCCACCAAGAAGGATATCAAATTCCTCATACAGTTCCTTTAGGGTGTATGATTGAAGTGCCTTCAGCGGCAATTATTGCAGACTTACTCGCGCAACAATGTGACTTTTTATCGATCGGAACGAATGATCTCGTGCAATATTCCATGGCTGTGGACAGAGGAAATCAGCATGTCAATAGTATCTATGCCCAAACCGATCCTAGCGTAATCCGTTTAATCAAATTGATTGCGACAGAGGCGAATCATTATGGAATTCCTGTGACAGTTTGTGGGGAAGTTGCAGCTGATCCCCGTTTTACGCCTTTATTACTAGGATTGGGAATTCATGAATTATCAGTTTCTCCTCGTCACATTCCTGTGATTAAGCATGCGATTCGCAGTACAAGTATCGTGGCTGCAAGTTTACTCGCAGAAACCATTCTTTCCCTTTCAACAGCTCAAGAGATTATGGAATTGCTTGTCAGCGAATACCAAAAAAATGTCCCAGAGGATTGTTTTTACAATTATTAG
- a CDS encoding ankyrin repeat domain-containing protein has translation MIKLSLLRQDQFLSTNIKEVADAVQKDGICISTKLQTREKDGCFSDFIKQIFACIGIKFERTHTPHVAKKIQAFVQEKKSELFEGDERQQNITNLTIIFQQIFKTDGLSQKKTARNQKILNDCLRLLPQAAPTSRPQEPQDSEESQTTEDLESSSESDDSEDHLSSQDSEALDVFQGTQNDSHNLQERKQIAIAAALSEDEKIQADGNAYVFNGDEIRERCAHWGALLRAGEVGVVQILEDPNFVSTIRHFTAPIKHFFGDHFDEGTMARALGMINTFIDEKQEKADRETAEILRAQKLQQEKEAFAKKIEAESYSLNDAYDQTVKWENWIKSCASDRMIQSSLRIEPLIVRYLATVPFDETEKSKITLKNLLYLSIILNSEDLLLTIMHKTALFSGRTQKFIFTNVLSAALNRDHVFFLRKLDEITGRNFLAKNIYNLWRSLFNVGSEKCIDYLLEKKLLSYQKEGKQSHVLELYVESDPDLTGFDGKNIAIAEKLKKGAFEVINVPFKVDDEEQTALTYAVQKGNFQLFADFLGYEGMDLMAHNQGQRALRLAIQERNVNIVEALLRSDSKEVLWEEAKNLIPGVIATDTIDIALDKFEQACRD, from the coding sequence ATGATTAAGTTGAGTTTATTGCGTCAGGATCAATTTCTATCTACCAACATTAAAGAGGTTGCTGATGCAGTTCAAAAAGATGGAATATGCATAAGTACCAAATTGCAGACCCGAGAGAAAGATGGCTGCTTTTCCGATTTTATAAAGCAAATCTTTGCATGTATCGGCATTAAATTTGAAAGAACTCATACCCCACATGTGGCAAAAAAAATCCAAGCATTCGTGCAAGAGAAAAAGAGTGAATTATTTGAAGGGGATGAGCGCCAGCAAAACATCACGAATTTGACAATTATTTTTCAGCAAATATTTAAAACGGATGGATTGAGCCAAAAAAAAACGGCAAGAAACCAGAAAATTTTAAATGACTGTTTGCGATTACTTCCGCAAGCAGCTCCTACTTCAAGACCTCAAGAGCCACAAGATTCTGAGGAGTCACAGACAACCGAAGATCTTGAAAGTTCCTCAGAGTCTGATGATTCTGAAGATCACCTAAGTTCTCAAGACTCTGAGGCGCTTGATGTTTTCCAGGGTACACAGAATGATTCTCACAATCTACAGGAACGCAAACAAATCGCCATTGCAGCTGCCCTCTCAGAAGATGAAAAAATACAAGCAGACGGAAATGCGTATGTTTTTAATGGAGACGAAATTCGAGAAAGATGCGCACATTGGGGAGCTCTTCTTCGTGCCGGAGAAGTTGGAGTTGTTCAAATTTTAGAAGATCCAAATTTTGTTTCAACGATACGTCATTTTACTGCTCCCATAAAGCATTTTTTTGGAGATCATTTTGATGAAGGTACGATGGCGAGAGCTTTGGGAATGATCAATACTTTTATTGATGAAAAGCAAGAAAAAGCCGACCGAGAAACAGCTGAAATTCTTAGAGCACAAAAGCTTCAACAGGAAAAAGAAGCATTTGCAAAAAAAATTGAAGCAGAGAGCTATTCTTTAAATGACGCCTATGACCAAACAGTCAAATGGGAAAATTGGATTAAGAGTTGTGCTTCTGATAGGATGATTCAATCGAGCCTTCGCATTGAGCCTTTAATTGTTCGATATCTAGCAACTGTTCCATTTGATGAAACAGAAAAATCAAAGATCACTTTAAAGAATTTATTATATCTCTCGATCATTTTAAATTCGGAAGATTTGCTTTTAACCATTATGCATAAAACCGCTTTGTTTTCAGGAAGAACACAAAAATTTATATTTACAAATGTTTTATCGGCAGCGCTCAATCGGGATCATGTCTTTTTTTTAAGAAAGCTAGACGAGATTACAGGACGAAATTTTTTGGCAAAAAATATTTATAATCTCTGGCGATCTTTATTTAATGTTGGTAGTGAAAAGTGCATCGATTATCTGTTGGAGAAAAAGCTACTAAGCTATCAAAAAGAAGGTAAGCAGAGTCATGTCCTTGAGCTTTATGTGGAATCTGATCCAGATCTTACTGGGTTCGACGGAAAAAATATTGCCATCGCCGAAAAGCTGAAAAAAGGTGCTTTTGAAGTGATCAATGTGCCTTTTAAAGTGGATGATGAAGAACAAACTGCGTTAACTTATGCTGTGCAAAAAGGGAATTTCCAACTATTTGCGGACTTTCTCGGATATGAGGGAATGGATTTAATGGCCCATAACCAAGGTCAAAGAGCTTTACGTCTTGCCATTCAAGAAAGAAATGTGAATATAGTGGAAGCACTTCTTAGAAGCGATTCTAAAGAAGTCCTCTGGGAGGAAGCTAAGAACTTAATTCCTGGAGTCATAGCTACAGATACTATTGACATCGCTCTTGATAAGTTTGAACAAGCTTGTCGAGACTAG